A region of the Labeo rohita strain BAU-BD-2019 chromosome 5, IGBB_LRoh.1.0, whole genome shotgun sequence genome:
atgataaagacatttataatgttacaaaagatttttatttcaaataaatgctattcttgtatctgttctattcatcaaagaaaccagaaaaaaatctactccactgttttaaacattataataataataataaaagtttttgagcagcaaatcaggatattagaatgatttgtgaaggatcatgtgaccggaGTAAtgctgttaaaaattcagctttgaaatcataggaattaatcacattttaaaatatattacaattacaatatttaaaaatgttactgtttttgctgtactttggatcaaataaatgcaagtttggtgagcggaagagacttcttaaaaaaaaaacattaaaaatattaccgTGCAAAAACGTTTGACCAGTAATGTACTTctattttctgtgaaatatgGTTAACATGAGCTCCTGAATATACTGACAAAAGTAAACTTTAACTGTAATATCtaataacacattaaatgttacagttataataaatacttcacatgtgctttagtatgttagtcaacacatcaaaataagtgtactttgGTGAAATAGTTACTTTTAAAtacacttaagtggcctttAATGTTATCTGCAAGTAGTTTTtgtgcacattcaatacaacTAAGCACGCTTATTTTTCACAAGTGTTGGTGTTAAAGGTTAACATTGACTTGTTTTAACTAGTTCATTTCTTTGCAGCCAAACTTGTGTTTACTAAGGAGCTAACTGCTAATACATGCTGCAGCTAGCATCTGCTCAAGACTATGTATACGCACGTGGAACTTGTTTTTCTGTAAGTCACGTAACACTAAGTCTTATCTAAAGACACTTGTTTAAGCTAACTGCATCCCTGTATGTACTTTCACAGTCCGTTTGTCACAGCCACTTGTGTTTCTCGGAAATATTGAGCAACCCGATGGCTGTACAACTACCTGAGGCACAGGAAGAGGCAAAGGCTGACTCAAGGAAGAATAACATTCCAGAGAATCCTAATTGAGTCACAACACAAGTCTATGCATTACACCAGTAATTTCCTTAAAACCACAGAATTTAATATCTAAAATGCCTTtgtacaaaaagtacaaaatacagcaagtaatatatttaaaatatgaccacttacatcattcaaaacataaacagctaaacagatataaaaaacacaacaaaataacaattcaCAAAAGACAAAACCATTACGAGAGGCCCTTTTCCAAACTTCTCTTggatgaaaataatatttcaaaagttGGTCCAAAAAAagctaacaaaaacaaatcacagtCATTTGACTTTTATCTCAATCAAAGAAGTTACTTTTACTTTCATGTCATAAATGTTATGGCATTATCAAGTAAAGACTTGTGCATTGTGCAACGTCTTGTTACACTGGTTTTACCATGTAGCATCCCCCTTAAAAAGAGGAGGATGGGACTTCAGATAGGAAGTGCTCCAAGATTTTTCTGGACACTTTACTTGTATGTTCTCCCATTGTGTCAAAAGGATGCCCAGTAACACTGCCATAGTTGTTATATGTTTGACATTACTTATGGAGGGACATTCAAGCAGAGTGTGTTACGCAATTACACATACAGTAATTCAGTTCACAGGCATATAAAAGCCTTTGCAAAGAATGAGTGAAAACCACCCTGGAGCTTCCATACAATAAgcattgtttttccatttagaAAAATAGTATCTTTAAAAGTTGGCACGACACCAACAACTTATAAAACAGCCATCagtgcaatatttaaaacattctcaagTATAAGTGATGCATATTTCTATACTGGCTTTGAAGCGTTTCAAAAGTCACAACATATTTATACCTTACCACATCTTGCCTGAGTTGACAAGGGGTCTAAGAAGACAAGGCCGGATACAGTGCAGTCTATACACTGATCTATACAACCTCTCAATTACAAAACAGTGTGGCTTGAAATGTGTGGATCAgctaaaacaagaaataaaaaggTTTAGTGTCAGAAACTTAGTTCACATAGGAACTCCATAACTATGACTCGACAAACAATGCCAAAATGCAGTCCTGTTTGGTATTGTATGGACCGGGAactgtttgtgtgaatatttcCATGGAAGAGGTGAGAGATCCTTTATGAACTATGATACTAAACTTGATGACCAACATTGCAATAATGCATTACAGTTGAGGTATCAGTCAGACATCAGTCCCTGTTTTTTAGACAACATGCAGAGAATGTGTACATAATGTAAGTCTGTACAGGAATATTTATGTCAGTCTAGTCAGTGTGCGAATTATTTATCGAGGGGGGTCGACTTTTCTTAGAAATGTCTGTCAGATAtgtcagaaatgtttttaagttgGTTTCGCGCACGTATTTTGTATACAGGTAGCTAAACgtcactttttaaatgtttaaaacaaaacacatgaaGTATCTGTGATGTGAAAAtctataataaaatgataaaataatgacagtaGTTGAGAAAATATACTCACTGTTTGACACTGAATTTAGCGTAAAAGTGTTTTCAAATCGTTGCTATGGTTACCTCATAAACCGAATTCGAATTTACGAACGcatattctgaaatgttttaaagttcTTAAAACGTTTtttgaaatgtatgtaaaaagaACACGCTTACAAACTTTCAAAACCACCGTTGTTTTGGTGGGTTCAAGCCTTAATTAAAGAGTCAGACCCCCCATAATTAGCACCCTGAGTCTAGTCACCGTGTAGGACCACCTAGTGTCATCTTTCTTAATTTGATACGACTGTTCAATTTGTCATATTCtcaaaaaatctataaataacaCAGCAATCGTTTTCATCATGCATCCAAAGTTGGCAAAGCACATCCATGACATTGTACCAACCCAACGTTATCAAAAATAGCCTTTTGGATTTGAATTCTGTGCCTATCGATATCAATTTCCTAAATACATTACATCACAAGCTGTCTTTTACTTTGGCACAAGGGGGTCAAATATATATGATAGGCTTGAAGGTACAGCGTCAGATCTTCTTTGATTGCCTCAGAGCGCGCTTGATGAGTACTTGGCCCGTGTAATGAGGTAAAGAACGATGTCTTGGTGTCCACCAAACGCTGCTATGTGCAGGGCACTCCATCCATCTCTGTTGGCCAGACGGATGTCTGCGCCAAACTTCACCAGTAGCTTTACTAACTCCAGGTTGCCGTCGATCACGGACTGATGCAGCGCCGTCTGTCCCTCGGGTCCGAACGAGTTCACGTTAAATTCACAGTTTGTCATGTTTTGCAGTAGAGAATGGAGTTCCTTAGTATTGCCCTTCCTGAGCGCTTCCTGAAACACTCTTTGACGCGCAGAGCAAGTCATGTCCGCCTGACTCATGATTTCAACAGGTAGACGACTGCAGCCCTTCGCTTTTGTTTCTACTAGAAGATAATGAGCCAGATCTTCGTCCAAACTCCGAAACAACTGAGCGAACGTTCACTAACGTAATGCGAAAATTCAAAGAACTCCAAGGTATTTACAATTCCCCCAGTTTATGCGTTCCCCAGTAGACTCTGGATATTATTCAAACATATCATACGGTCCTTAAAGAGCTGGGAACTTCAGTATTCCATGCTTTGTATGCTGCTCCAATACTCTGATCCTAAAAGAAAAGGTGGTGACTGTTATTTAATCTTTGCAAATGCAAAATTTCAGGGGAAATATTTTTGCAGTCAATATAATAAATGCGTGTTTGTGGGCTTTACCTAGGTGGTTCCCACGAGCGGCTGTTGAGTGGCCTCCTGCTCCGCGCGTTGTGTTCTGACTGTATGCTCCGTTATAGCAGACCGACTAGATTCCGCCTATTGAGGCtcatttaaataacaataaccCGTCACGAAGTTCGTCTTTTAGGGGAGGAGACTGTGTTCGTTTCACACGCTGCTTTTTAGCAGACTGCAGTGTAATGTTCTTTATATACACAAAGGCAAAATGTAGACAAATTAGAGAATAAAAGTGCTGAAAGTCTTGGAGTTAGTGAACTTTGAAGACCGTGAAGATGCTACTAGTAACTGCtcaatataatatgtatatgtattttgaatgctgattaaataaatgtgaccctgaactaCAGAAATTTAGATTTacacatcatttgaaagctgaataaattgctttccactgatgtatggtttgttaggataggacaatatttgattgagatacagctatttgaaaatctagaatctgagggtgcaaaacaaatttttttgagaaaatcacctttaaagttgtccaaattaagatcttagcaatgcatatcactaatcaaaaattaggttttgatatatttacggtaggaaatttacaaaatatcttcatggaacacgatctttgcttaacatcttaatgatttttggcataagaaaaattaagaattttgacccatacaatgtattgttggctattgctacaaatatgacTGGATATAtggtccaggttcacaaatATACCCTAATGCAATGTTTATTGCCAACTTTATTGTCATAGTCAACTTCACTgcacttgtttttgtttttatcaaataaatgaataatgaaataCAGTGTTGTCATAGCAAACCTTATAATACTGTAATGTCTATAATATTTTGCTTCTAATTTATTATATCTGTTCATttgttctatcatctatctatctatctatctagtggTGTGCCGTGGTGTTGAGGAGAGACAAAGTCctcaagtttttttattttttttttatcaaatgaaaattcatgttccagtcacattttcttggttaaataaacattacttacattatcagaaaaagtaaagtaaatattggtcacagacatgttttcctttaaatttcaccaagctgattactcctacaaatcatgttttcatgccattttaatgtcttattttgacgtaacaaaCTTGTAACAGTGTGTTTGCACTGGCACATATGGAGCGAGTGTTTTCaattcattcctatggaagtTAAGCTTAAACATTCGTGCGGggcattatgggattgaaagtTAAGCGGAGAAAGCTTTGAGAGTGACTGAGAGTGTCAAAAAGATTGGGCATATTGAGCGAAAAACACCAGATGACAACCAGTCGCTGTAAAAAGTAGGCAAGGCAAGATTTTGATGTATGTTTCCCAAATGTTTGCTAAACTGGTGGATTACTGATTACTTTGTCGTTGAAAAAggaatatgttttatttagggCTGTCTCTATAGGCTATGATTCATAATGgtgtaaacattgttttcagagGCGTAGAATTGTAGAATTGCCACTGAGCGCAGATTTGACACTGTAGTGGAAACGCACCAttagtgtgtgagttgtttactttttttaatgggtCTTCCCATTAACATCATTATATTGTTCTTTCAGACCGATTCGCAAACGGGAACGTGCATggcaagaggcgggatttattccatggaccaatcacagccaatcataaccagtcatatccaatcatatcgcgatggaggtgttgcctcctctcacgtgactttcccccatttattctcaattaccccccgcCAAACCCACAACACGCTATAGggggtctatctatctatatgtctgtccGTTTGTGGTCCATAATCCCACCCAGTATCACAGATGTTCACACTCCAAAACATTTGTCTATCAACAATCCATTTGTTAAAGATATATTAACAAATGGAGGAACAACTTGCCCAGCACTTCTTCTGGCAGCAGGTTCTCATTCTCAGTGGTGAAACAGTGTCCTTAGGCGCCATGGGAACTAGGCTACTGCATGCTGTTTTTGTATCACCCATGCAGCCACAATTTGGCTCGTAGACTGAAGCCCAAACTAGGCCATTTTCTAACTTCTAGAGGCATGAAAAACAATCACTTCATTAGTGATATGCTAATGTAGtgacaaataaagtttaaaatatacgTTTATTAAGAGCaaatcattttaagttaaaagaaAAGATAGGAAAACGATCTAGCGAGTGCACAAAAGATTATCCGATTGTTTATTATTGGTCGAGCACCGCCTGAACAAATTTTGCATGCTCTGCGATGAGAAACAAGGGTGGAACTTGTCTTTATATTCAACgcatgaaaacataatttcaagCGTCTCTTAACTCTCAAACCTGACTTAACTTGTCTGTAGGTTCTGTGGTTTTGTTGAATGTGTCTTGCACTGTTCTTTGCCAGTTCAATAGACTCTCATTCAAATGCCTTCAAAATCTTTGGCAGTGTAACAGGATCTCAATGGCTGAACTGCAGTGACGTTTCAATAGGGAGGGTGGGTCATTCAGGATCCAATTTTAAACCACGTGCTCTAGGACCGTGGGAAAGAGTTGAGCCTTTCTTCCCAGCATAGGCGTATACACAGATAGaaagtcagagagagagagaaggtaGATATTTCAAAACAGTTGCCTGTGGAAAGTTGGCATGTTGTGCAAGTTTTAAAAACTGAACAGGgtgataaattaatttcatcatACCTAGGGTGATCTGTTACCAAACAAAACTACACATATTTATGATATTCACATATactgtttgattatttcttgatgaaaaaaatacatttcttgtgagttttttttttaattagcatgTAAATTATGTGTGCTTTTAAATGCGAATCCTTGTTCAACAGGTCCTTGTTATGCGGGGTCATTTGTAGTGCCCTTGAGTAGGGCACTTAACCCCATGTTGCTCCAGGGCACTGCACTTGCAATTAGTGTGCTATAAGTTTTTTGCTGACCTATTTATTTTGCATGGGAAATTTGGTGATGGATGTCTTGTCTTCCCACCATTTAAGTCTGACTTTAAGTGAAATACGTCATATACACTactatgtttttgaaagaagtgtcttatttTCACCaaagctgcttttatttgatcaaaatacagtaaaaactgtaatattgtgaaatgtcattgcaatttaaaataactgttctatttgaatattaaatatctcgctgaatttttagcagcattagtcacatgatgcttcagaaatcattctaatatgctgatttggtcctcaagaaaaatctttattattatcaacgttAAAACAGTTGCAGtttagtatttttcttttgcaaactgtgaattttttaaggatttttcagTAAATAGAACATTCAAAAGAGCAGCGTTTATTTTAAGTCGATTTCTTGTAATCATAATATCACTTCTGATCACTCTATTCATtcctaaatgaaagtattaatatctTTCATAAGTAGAGCATGTGAGAACAGACAGTATACTTTTTGGTATACCAAACGTAATACAAGAGACATTTAAAGTTGCATAGTCAAATATACAATTTGGTGATTATGCTAAAACATTTGACTAGTAAATTCATTAGAACCTGATATTCCAGGTTGCACACATGTGTAATAAACATATGTTGTGAGACAAATCCACGGACACTCTGTGATCCATAAGTGGAGACTTCATGACATTTGCGAGCTAAAGCATTTGTTTAAGTGGAAACAGGGCCTGTAAATCTGTTGGTTTGTAGCGTCAGACAGTAGGAATGTCCTGTTTGTCTTGGTGTGTATTTGTTCACTGTACCTCGTGTTATGCTTGCGAGGCTGGCATTTGTGCaattgtgcgtgtgtgtgtatgtgtgtgtgagtgagtctGTGCTAGTCTGTGTGTTTGATGAGTACCTTTGTGTGGGAACCAAGCTGCTTCCTGCCCTTGAACCACAACAGCTGTAAGGCAGGAGCTCCACTTGCTCAACCTCATAAGTTCAGACATGAtcaagcgagagagagagaaattatgCCTAGTTGAGGAAAATATCAgatattttgctatatttatatatatgtttagtGAAAGTTAACTATTTAGGGCCCTTCAGTAATTTAAACACCATTTTGCTTTACATATGTTCTTACTTTTTTCACTTCGTTAAATTTTTGAATGTCCATCAGAAAATCAGTATTAATTCAGTAAAAGTTCAAAATATGTGAGTAGTGGCAGGCTTTGTAAGTTGTGTCTGAAGGAATATTTGTCCTTGCTGAAATCTCACCTCTTCGGCACAGCCCACCCTCCTCCAAGTGAACGCTTTCCTGTTCCCGTCCCACTCTCAGGCTCTGTGTTTGTGACGGATATCCCCAGGAAAAGGCAACACTGATCATGATGTCAGACGCTGCACTGCAGTAACCCTGATGACTGGAATATAATACCCAGCCATGTGTGGTGCTGTGTGAGAGATGTAGAAGAAATATTCTTTGGAGGACCCTTTAGCAATGAGTTTTAAAGGACGTGAAAGATTTCTCCTTGTAAATCTACTCCTTCATagagtaaatacataaatttaatgTGGATCAGGCATATCAGTCAATTTTGGTTTTAATAAGGTTATTTTGCAGAAAGAGGTATTTTAACAAGCCCGATATCTCTTTCCAAAGCCCTGAGAAGCTTTGTAGTTGTTGTGGAGGAAACTGGCACCCTCTAGTGACTGAATATTCAAAGACACTCAAATCTCACATTATGTATGTTGCAGCATTGCTTATggtgatatatttatttatatatatataataaatattagtattgttaaAGATAAATGCACTAATAGATATATTAGAAATCTGTTAAAGAAGTCTTTTGGTCATCTAAATATGAAAACGTTGAGTGGAAGAAAGTATGGTCAATAACAAATAAGTTTTTCATAAGTAATAAAAGAGGTATCTTTTAAGATATTACACAGAATTTACCCTGTTGAAGAATTATTTGAACCGTTCAAACTGGATCTGGAAAACTCTTGTGAGTTTTGTGGTGTTGTTAAAGAATCTGTGACTCATCTTTTCTTTCAGTGTGTATACT
Encoded here:
- the nrarpb gene encoding notch-regulated ankyrin repeat-containing protein B translates to MSQADMTCSARQRVFQEALRKGNTKELHSLLQNMTNCEFNVNSFGPEGQTALHQSVIDGNLELVKLLVKFGADIRLANRDGWSALHIAAFGGHQDIVLYLITRAKYSSSAL